A stretch of Lathyrus oleraceus cultivar Zhongwan6 chromosome 6, CAAS_Psat_ZW6_1.0, whole genome shotgun sequence DNA encodes these proteins:
- the LOC127097133 gene encoding E3 ubiquitin-protein ligase RSL1 yields MAQPSSSSPPLLSLDAVDDVYFSVVSDDETDPTPVSDQKYAEALQFQEALMSSVITSSQPQPPPCVASSSETVDEELLFNETLKDSLITSQYVSSSTSPPLRYVASSSKAVEVDPLVTKEQEQEPIIICEICAEAKTDEEMFRNQGCYHSFCSECVVKQVATKIQENITVVSCPGLNCEGVLELETLRPLLPKELIDRWDDAMCEALLLTVPKFYCPFKDCSAMLLDEDEEGGEGIRESECPFCHRLFCARCHVSWHPGVSCEEFQTLNVDERGSQDLLVRELANQKKWKRCSRCRFYVEKKEGCLHITCRCKHEFCYACGEPWTNTHGGCQRN; encoded by the exons ATGGCGCAACCATCATCATCCTCACCCCCACTCCTTAGTCTCGACGCCGTAGATGATGTTTACTTCTCCGTCGTCTCCGATGATGAAACCGACCCTACCCCTGTCTCCGATCAAAAGTACGCTGAAGCGTTACAGTTCCAAGAAGCGTTAATGTCCTCTGTCATCACTTCGTCCCAACCACAACCACCACCGTGCGTAGCATCTTCGTCAGAAACCGTCGATGAAGAGTTACTGTTCAATGAAACCCTTAAGGACTCACTCATCACTTCCCAATATGTTTCCTCATCAACTTCCCCGCCATTACGCTACGTAGCATCTTCATCAAAGGCCGTTGAAGTTGATCCTCTCGTGACCAAAGAACAAGAACAAGAACCGATCATCATTTGCGAGATTTGCGCTGAAGCAAAAACGGACGAGGAAATGTTCAGGAATCAAGGATGTTACCATTCCTTTTGTTCCGAATGTGTTGTTAAACAAGTGGCAACGAAAATCCAAGAGAACATAACGGTTGTTTCTTGCCCTGGTTTGAACTGCGAGGGTGTGTTGGAGCTTGAAACCCTAAGGCCATTGCTTCCCAAAGAACTGATTGATAGGTGGGATGATGCAATGTGTGAGGCTCTTTTGCTTACTGTTCCTAAATTCTACTGCCCTTTTAAGGATTGTTCTGCCATGTTGCTTGATGAggatgaagagggaggggaaggTATTAGGGAATCTGAATGTCCTTTTTGTCATAGATTGTTTTGTGCTAGGTGTCATGTTTCTTGGCATCCTGGGGTTAGTTGTGAGGAGTTTCAGACACTGAATGTGGATGAAAGAGGAAGCCAAGATCTTCTTGTTAGAGAGCTTGCTAATCAGAAGAAATGGAAAAGGTGTTCTAGATGCAGGTTCTATGTTGAGAAAAAGGAGGGGTGTTTGCATATTACATGCAG GTGCAAACATGAGTTTTGCTATGCTTGCGGAGAACCATGGACAAATACTCATGGTGGGTGCCAAAGAAATTAG